CTTTTGCATTTCAGAATTCAAGCTTTCTTCCCTAATTGTGGCGCCCCTAAGTTCTTCACACAGTCCAAACAGGTCAGATTCCAATTTCTGATTCACTTCACGTACACATCCCATCTCCTTACTCTGATCGTCACTATCTGCAGATAATTTCAGAATCTGCTTCTCCTGATCTTTGATTATCAATTTAGCCTTGTCATACTTATCCTTAAGATCCCCCACTAATTTATGCAACTCTCTTTTCTCATTTTCAGTTGCACTGAATATCTGCTCTGCTTCCAAAAGCTCATTTTCTTTCAGAGACAATAGATCCTTCCCGTGtgcaatttcaaatcttaattgaTCACTAATAGATTTAAGTGATGCAAACTCATTCTCTGACTCATTCAATGACTCCTTGAGGTTTAAATTTTCCGTTTCTACATCTTCTAATTTCCCCTCCATTAATCTTTCCTTCTCTTCAAGGTCATTATTGATACAACGAAGTTTATCCAGTTCTTCAGTCAGCTCTTTCACTTCTGAAAACTTTTCAATGaccatattattaaaaatcaaagaaatattGCACTGAGACATTATTTCACCAAATAAGACCCAGTTAGCTTCTTCTAGGTCACTTTTTTCTCCCACCAACTCAAATGCTTCCTTCATCAAGGACTTTTTCTCTCCAAGCACCTTGAAATAATCTTCTTGTAAGTTCCGATTGGCGCTTTGCAAGTCCATCAACTGGCCACGCATATTCTCTGTTTCAGTTATCAACTCCTCGATTCTGTGATCTCCCTCTATTACTTTCAACCTCAATTTTTCATTCATCCCCAGAAGTTTTTCGATCTCCATCTGCAACTCAGAGAACTGCTCAGACCGAATCCTGAATTCCCCAGCAAGGTTGTCCCTTTCTGTCATAACATTTACTGCATCTACTTTCAGTTGTCCCAGCTGCGTAACAAGAACTGACTTCTCAATTAGTAGCTGCTGATTTTCATCATAACTCCTAGAGATAGAATTCTGTTTCTCTTGAAGCTTGCTCAGTATGTGTCTCAGAAGTGCTTCATCTTGGTTGACcttattttcaaacatatgGCCTGCATCAATCTCAAGAGTTTTTAAAACCTGATACAGCCCCATccttaaatttttcatttgtccAAACACGGACTTCAATTCTGCCTGTTGTTCAAGATTTTCATGCTCTAGTTCAGAAATGAGTTTTTCCGATAATTTGGATGCCTCCAACAGATTTTGGCACTCAATCAAAAGAGagacgatttttttttcaagatcatgtACACTTTTCTGCAAGATGAAGATCTCAGTCTGAGCACTGAAAGTTTTGTCTTGCTGCTCTTCATATTCTTTCTTCCTGCACTGCCCTTGTTCTTCTAGAACATGGATCTGTAATTCCATGCTAGCCAACTGTTTTTCACTTGAGCTTGAAAAGCTGGCATGTTCTTGCTGTGCAGCGTCCAGAGAAGCCTGCAGTTCTTCTAGTTTACGAAGTGAGcattctctctcattctcaagATCAGAGTGCTTGTGTTCAAGTTCTGAAAAACTTTTCTCCAGATCTTCCAGTCTTTGCTTAGTGACGTCCAGCTGAGAAACTAAGCTTTCGCGCTCAGTGACCAGGCCAGACTTCTTCTTATCAAGCAACAGATATGAATCTTCTAAGCTCTTGGATTTTACCCTCAATACTTCAAGTTCAGCATTTGCATCAAAAAGGGAATTCTCAAGAAAGTTGTTTTTCTCGGAGAGTTTCTCCAAATTTGCAGCTGTACTCTGTAATTGAGAAATCAAGGTAGCCTTCTCATCTACAAGAGTGGATTTCTCTCCCAAAAGCGTTTGGCAGGATTCTTCCAATGTTTTGACTCTCTCTTTAACCCCTTCTAACTCGACATGCAAATCTGAGAGGGAATTctccaaaacaacatttttctcGAGAAGTTTCTCCATGATTTCCAACTTTTCCAACAGAAGAACTTTTTCGCCGTTCTCTGCTTCACACATCTCTTTTAGTTTTGAGTTCTCCGCCTGCAACTCCTTCACAGATGACCCAAAGCACTCTGAATCATAGCCTACTGACTCCACCTGGTCCATCACAGTCATGTGCTTCTTGTTCAGCTCATTAAGTTCTTCTCTCAGACAGTATATTTCTTGCTGAAGAGCATTTCTTTGGTCCACTCGAAGTTCAACCTCCTCTTCAAGTTTCCCTATTGTCTCCCTCAAACTTAAGATCTCATCTTGCAGATTTTTAATTGAGAGAACTGAAGACAAATTGAACTCATTCAGGCTCTTGTTCTCCTCCTTGGCCCTCTGGACTTCATCCTCTAAACCTTGATTACAAGTTTCCATTTCCTTCAGAATTTGGGTCCTATTTTGAAGTTCTTCACCCAGAGATCTCAGTTCTTCCTGAGATTCAGCATGTAAATGCTGCAGAGTTTGGAAAGCAGTTTCAGCCTCCACGAATCGCAAACGCTCTTCCTGTATGCAACTCCAAAGTCTACCTAATTCCTTCTGCTTCTCCGTAAGTTCTTCACTTTGAGACCCCATCTTCTCCACCAAAGACTCCAACTCAGACTGAAgagtttgatttgatttttccaACAGAAGACACCTTTCCTTAGCACCCTTTAGCTTCACAACTCCATCATCTATCTCACATTTTAACCTTTGGGCCTCCTCCTGTGCATAAGAGATTTTATGCTCCAGATCAGCAATAGTCTCCAAGCATTGCTGGTACTGGAGGGCAGCAGCTTCCTTCTCTTCAGTTAATCTGGCAAGTTCTTGCCTCAGGAGCTCAACTACGGTTTCAGCTTTATCAGCTCTTTCGCTAGTCATTCTGGCATTCTCCTCTGCCTGCAGTAATTTCTCCTCCAAGTTAGATATCATCTCCAAACACTGATTGTATTGAGCAAGGGCAGCTTCTTTTTCAGCTTCTACTGTTACAAGGTCTTGCTTTATGGCTTTAGCTTCAACTTCAGTTTTACTAGCACGCTCATTAAGTTCTCCAGCATCCTTCCGGGCATGAGAGACTTCATCCTCCAACTTAGATATCATTTCCATACACTGCTGGTATTGAAGAACACTAGCATCCCTTTCTGACTGTAGTTTGGAAAGGGCTTCCTTCAAAGTTTGAACTTCAGCTTCAGCTTGACTGGCTTGTTGACCAAATCCCTTGGAATCCTTCTGCGCACTAGAGACTTCTGATTCCAGAGCAGATAATCTCTCTAGACTCTGTTGATACTGAAGTAGGACAGCTTCCTTTTCGGCTTCTAATTTAGCAAGAGTTTCCTTTAAGGTCAAAATTTCCATCTCAGCTTTACCCACTTGCTCAGACTGGGAACGAACTTGAGCATTGATATGTTTGCTCCCATTATTTTGGGTGCTTTGTTCTTTCTCCTCTTCATCTTGAAAATTAAGGCCTTTTCTTGCCCTTCCTTCGCCAAACGAATCATTAGGCTCTTTTAGAGTTTTTCTGCTTGTCACAGTAGGTTCTTCGGTAAAAGCTCCACTCCTCTTGAAAACATGGAAAGCAGATGGAGACAGTCCCAAAGCATCCTTTTGCAGCTCATCAGGGTAAAAACTGGAACGTATCAGGGGTGGCATTTCAGGTGTTTGAGGATCATTCTCACTTGCAGAAGAACCTGCAGGTGAGTCATCAAATGGAATTTGGTTTGGAAATGCTTCTGCCATAGTCCTATGAGCTTGGCGTAGCGCTCCAGTTGCATGATCATATTTTTCAGCCAATGCCCGGTATGCTCGGTAAAACTCTTCAACAAGTTTCATAAGCTCTGGTCGTTTCTTATAATACATCTCTGCCCTTCTTGCAAAGGAATCTGCATCTTCTTCAATAAGCTTGATCATTTGTTTGACTTTTGCATCCATATCTGTTCAAGCAGAGAAGAAATCTTTCATCAGTTGGACAGAGAGAGCACTCTCTCTAattccataaaagaaaaaaaaaagattcggAAAAggtataactaaaatatatatagggtGAAACATGAAAAGACCATGATCACagcatttgaacaaaaaaaagatgaatttagaaTGATAATTCTGATATGATCGCAAGGACAGTCATTTCAtctgttctgtttctgtttcctttactttctttttttataagtaatcaacaTCCATTCCATCTTTATGTGTGATCCAGAAATTTCAATTCTCagcaattataaatattaggtCATTTGATTAAATCTTTAGTTCTGTGGTAGGATATGGAGGCTATCAGGCCTTGGATTCATCTGCAAATAACCTGACCAAGCTAATAATTGCAAGGACTCATAGAACAATAGACCTGATTGAATTTTTCTAGTTAAGCTACATTATTTAGAAAATTCCCGCAGCTAAGTTATAGGGACTAGTGGTTCATCTAAATAGTATGTGGTGTCCATGGCCAGAGAGGAGAGAAATTAAGAGACCCTAGACCAGCAGGCTTTTCCATTTATATTTGACGAACTCGTGACTACCCTTCCATATAATACTTGTTAATGCGGCTGTTTCAACAGAAAATCTCATCGTGCCATGCCCATGTGCACCACATATGCAACGCACTCAATCACGGAAACTGAATAAAAGAAgagtttacttatcaaaaaataaataaataaataaaagaagagtaATCAGATATTTTATAACAACTGAGATGGCAACAATATGAAGTATAAAGGCAATGTCACAGGTAAAATCCTACACAATTCCTTCAgggcatcaaaatatttttaaatccttAAGCCATTTTGTTCAATCAACACTATAAcctcagtttttttaaatttttttttttttttttttttttttttttagggcaGGGGCGTTAAAAATGACTTTTGATGGAAATTACTGATCCCTTTAagtattttccttctctttaaCTTCTGCAAACCAAATGGAAGGATAAAAACGTTAAATATTGTAAACTGGTCTCTAGTGACTCCAAGTTCGAGAGATCTGGAACCTATATTTAGTAGTATCTTCAACAAAAAACGCAAAACAAAAACTGCAACAAAGAAAGCAATACCTGTAAGATTCTCTTGAAGCCATTTGGAATTTTTGGGGCTTATGTGACTGCCCCACCACCAAGAATACTTGCGTTTCGAATCAGGATGTGACAGGGTTGCCATGAATCCAGCCAAGAACACCACCACTTCTCTTATCTGCTCTCAGTCCGATTGAAGACCAGTAATGGATCCAATTAATGGAACTGAACCCAATACCAGATGTATTATTTATTAGCAGGAGAAACCTACGTTTTTCTTGCTCTGTTTACCTATTCACCAAATATTAATACAGAAAAGAGAACAATTCAGCTTCAGATGAATCAGAATAATTACTCTAAGAAACCAGGTTCTCAAGAACTTTGATGAAAAGACCAGAATCAGCACGCAAAGTACCCCAGATCAATTGAACCCCAGTCAAAAACTAAGTTCAAGCAGCAATATCTATTTTAGAATCTTTCAAACTACCCGATCACAGATACACCACAAAATTAaacgaagaaaagaaaaaggatcaTATAAAGAAAACATGATCAAAAAACATAAATCTTACATGCTTCAGAGTATTAtcacaaatacaaacatttgTTCGattcataaaagaaatgatCATGCACACAACAACACTTTTTTTCAGAACAACCTTATGAACCAAAAACCGAAGCATACAATGCCATGAGTCCAAAAGTAAAGTAGAAACTTTTCTAAAACCcagtaattaataataaaaatatatagcaaGACAAAAGATTCAAAGAGTCAACCACAAGAGCAAAAAATACATATACGGTTATATGTGGCATTCAAAACGATACCATGGGCGTGGATTTTCTGAAGTAAAAACTGATCATTCAGAGATCAAAAGGTTTGCCGATAGTAATCAAGTTCTGGGTTTGCTCTGGATTAGCAACTGCTACAACAGCACCTTCtgctgtttttcttctttcactcTCAACCCATGTTGTTGGATCTTTCTGCCTATGCCtcaaaaattctctctctctctcgcgcttTATGTCTCTGTGcggtactttttttttaggcTCTCATGACTGATGAGAACTGTCAAagaggaaaagaggaaaagaaaaaaaaaaaaattaaagttggcCGGAGACGCAGACAAAGTGACAAACCCCACAAACATAGAAACGAAAGTTAAAATCTGTAATTAATGATTCTTTCTGGCATCGGAGTAATTATTTCCTTAAATTTGgttttgttaattatttcaGTCTTTTGGCGGATTAGAGtcttttttgtagttttttattttattttatttatttatttataaaagggGTTTATTTTCGAAACAGGGACTGGAATTAAGTAGGTGTTCCCTTTGGTTTGGATTTccgggaaaaaaaatatttgttttaccTTGTGTTTTGTTTTCCTGCATGTTTTTGAGGAAGAATGTTTTCTTACCGATGTATGTATACGTGTGTGATCAGTTCTTTAGAACACTGTTTTAGTGAAATTtaatgagtatttagctattagagagtaaaatatattcacattagattagccaaattctaaatatttgaaatttaactacagtgactttgaaaaaaaattttaaatttgaaagttactgtatatacatcaaatacatattttattaattttttctctctctttctttatatcacatattttatcacaattgatatattaatttgagttagtgatatattaatttaataagaatatgattattaattaatatataataggtagaatagtaaaatataataaaataaaataaattaataattaaagaaattaaatatttttgaaattattagttattcattactatataatgaataaatgtataatctaatgtaaaatttgatgtgaataactaaaaccaaattcatcttatattattttattatataatgaaaaaatagttattccaatgtggagatttatgtgaatgaaatagttaaaagtcaaatttctcttatattcataaaaaatatcctttaactttagctaatccaatgagagtgttCTTAGTTGGCAATACGAATATTTAGctgtcgtttggatagtgagatgagatgaaatgattttaaataaaaatttaaaattaaataaaatagtattagaatattatttttttaatattattattattttgaaatttaaaaaaattaaattttttattgtattttatgtgagaatttgagaaaattataataatgagataaaataagataagatgagataaattgagatgatttctcaatccaaacggaccagaaaaaaaaatattggatgataaacaaaaatatagacAGTTCTTTGACTCCTTTTCCAGTACAATGGctcatacaaaatatttgtatatttgatcaatattattttcataagtTTCCACAcataaattatgaaatatttttacaagtCAACCTAAGAATTGTTATTTATCATGATTCTCTAATTGTATTCTTGTTCGAGTTCtactatataattttatttaaaaaaataataatgcttgagaaaaaaattatttattgtgaaattcactttatatatttaacaatctcagctaaaattaaaacaaattttcattgatttgacaatgttttttaattgttaaaagGGCATAAAGTAGAATAAAACTATCATAGTTTGTTTgacttt
This genomic interval from Juglans microcarpa x Juglans regia isolate MS1-56 chromosome 4D, Jm3101_v1.0, whole genome shotgun sequence contains the following:
- the LOC121261544 gene encoding protein NETWORKED 1D-like isoform X2 codes for the protein MATLSHPDSKRKYSWWWGSHISPKNSKWLQENLTDMDAKVKQMIKLIEEDADSFARRAEMYYKKRPELMKLVEEFYRAYRALAEKYDHATGALRQAHRTMAEAFPNQIPFDDSPAGSSASENDPQTPEMPPLIRSSFYPDELQKDALGLSPSAFHVFKRSGAFTEEPTVTSRKTLKEPNDSFGEGRARKGLNFQDEEEKEQSTQNNGSKHINAQVRSQSEQVGKAEMEILTLKETLAKLEAEKEAVLLQYQQSLERLSALESEVSSAQKDSKGFGQQASQAEAEVQTLKEALSKLQSERDASVLQYQQCMEMISKLEDEVSHARKDAGELNERASKTEVEAKAIKQDLVTVEAEKEAALAQYNQCLEMISNLEEKLLQAEENARMTSERADKAETVVELLRQELARLTEEKEAAALQYQQCLETIADLEHKISYAQEEAQRLKCEIDDGVVKLKGAKERCLLLEKSNQTLQSELESLVEKMGSQSEELTEKQKELGRLWSCIQEERLRFVEAETAFQTLQHLHAESQEELRSLGEELQNRTQILKEMETCNQGLEDEVQRAKEENKSLNEFNLSSVLSIKNLQDEILSLRETIGKLEEEVELRVDQRNALQQEIYCLREELNELNKKHMTVMDQVESVGYDSECFGSSVKELQAENSKLKEMCEAENGEKVLLLEKLEIMEKLLEKNVVLENSLSDLHVELEGVKERVKTLEESCQTLLGEKSTLVDEKATLISQLQSTAANLEKLSEKNNFLENSLFDANAELEVLRVKSKSLEDSYLLLDKKKSGLVTERESLVSQLDVTKQRLEDLEKSFSELEHKHSDLENERECSLRKLEELQASLDAAQQEHASFSSSSEKQLASMELQIHVLEEQGQCRKKEYEEQQDKTFSAQTEIFILQKSVHDLEKKIVSLLIECQNLLEASKLSEKLISELEHENLEQQAELKSVFGQMKNLRMGLYQVLKTLEIDAGHMFENKVNQDEALLRHILSKLQEKQNSISRSYDENQQLLIEKSVLVTQLGQLKVDAVNVMTERDNLAGEFRIRSEQFSELQMEIEKLLGMNEKLRLKVIEGDHRIEELITETENMRGQLMDLQSANRNLQEDYFKVLGEKKSLMKEAFELVGEKSDLEEANWVLFGEIMSQCNISLIFNNMVIEKFSEVKELTEELDKLRCINNDLEEKERLMEGKLEDVETENLNLKESLNESENEFASLKSISDQLRFEIAHGKDLLSLKENELLEAEQIFSATENEKRELHKLVGDLKDKYDKAKLIIKDQEKQILKLSADSDDQSKEMGCVREVNQKLESDLFGLCEELRGATIREESLNSEMQKGTEAIKLWESQAATFFAELQISSVREVLFEGRIHDLAIACESLESTSNCKDKEIELLKERVSTLEGENEGLEESLNSEMRKGTEEIKLWESQAAAIFAELQISSVREVLFEGRIHDLAIACESLESRSNCKDKEIELLKERVSTLEGENEGLEESLNSEMQKGTEEIKLWESQAAAIFAELQISSVRDVLFEGRIHDLAIACESLESRSNCKDKEIELLKERVSTLEGENEGLEESLNSEMRKGTEEIKLWEGQASAFFAELQISCVREVLFEGRIHGLAIACESLENRSNCKDKEIEFLKERVSTLEGENEGLEESLNSEMRKGTEEIRLWESQAAAFLAELQISCVREVLFEGRIHGLAIACESLENRSKCKDKEIDLLKERVSTLEGENEGLEESLNSEMRKGTEEIKLWESQAAALFAELQISSVREVLFEGRIHGLAIACESLENRSKCKDKEIELLKERVSTLEGENEGLEESLNSEMRKGAEEIKLWQSQAAAFFAEMQISSVREVLFEGRIHELTIACERLENRSNCKDTEIELLKERVSTLEGENRGLQAQLAAYTPAVISVKHSVSSLEKHTLFHSRLSAVENEKDVLLVTRPHAEIYQHMDENGITMVPDEFSDLQDLQRRVEAIEKAVVEMERLAMLEQLNANGKLEAAMREIEELKLQSHSPQENAQAGKHVTPHQPEGKRVHDNGLSQGMQTREVSDARNEVLTKDIMLDQISECSSYGISRRETAEADQMLKLWETTDRDGSIDLMVGKGQKGAMAQPHNQIEPVKEHKPSRTPSESLLEKELAVDKLEISGRLAEPRQRGNKRKILERLDSDAQKLTNLQITVEDLKRKVENTEKSRKDKGVQCDTIKGQLGEAEESIIKLFDVNRKLIKTVENSSLSFDGVSALDSDESMNARRKFSDEAQRGSEQIGQLQLEVQKVQFLLLKLDDEKEMQGKTRITDRKPKVLLRDYLYGGVRTNQKRKKTTFCACVRPPTNGD
- the LOC121261544 gene encoding protein NETWORKED 1D-like isoform X1, with translation MATLSHPDSKRKYSWWWGSHISPKNSKWLQENLTDMDAKVKQMIKLIEEDADSFARRAEMYYKKRPELMKLVEEFYRAYRALAEKYDHATGALRQAHRTMAEAFPNQIPFDDSPAGSSASENDPQTPEMPPLIRSSFYPDELQKDALGLSPSAFHVFKRSGAFTEEPTVTSRKTLKEPNDSFGEGRARKGLNFQDEEEKEQSTQNNGSKHINAQVRSQSEQVGKAEMEILTLKETLAKLEAEKEAVLLQYQQSLERLSALESEVSSAQKDSKGFGQQASQAEAEVQTLKEALSKLQSERDASVLQYQQCMEMISKLEDEVSHARKDAGELNERASKTEVEAKAIKQDLVTVEAEKEAALAQYNQCLEMISNLEEKLLQAEENARMTSERADKAETVVELLRQELARLTEEKEAAALQYQQCLETIADLEHKISYAQEEAQRLKCEIDDGVVKLKGAKERCLLLEKSNQTLQSELESLVEKMGSQSEELTEKQKELGRLWSCIQEERLRFVEAETAFQTLQHLHAESQEELRSLGEELQNRTQILKEMETCNQGLEDEVQRAKEENKSLNEFNLSSVLSIKNLQDEILSLRETIGKLEEEVELRVDQRNALQQEIYCLREELNELNKKHMTVMDQVESVGYDSECFGSSVKELQAENSKLKEMCEAENGEKVLLLEKLEIMEKLLEKNVVLENSLSDLHVELEGVKERVKTLEESCQTLLGEKSTLVDEKATLISQLQSTAANLEKLSEKNNFLENSLFDANAELEVLRVKSKSLEDSYLLLDKKKSGLVTERESLVSQLDVTKQRLEDLEKSFSELEHKHSDLENERECSLRKLEELQASLDAAQQEHASFSSSSEKQLASMELQIHVLEEQGQCRKKEYEEQQDKTFSAQTEIFILQKSVHDLEKKIVSLLIECQNLLEASKLSEKLISELEHENLEQQAELKSVFGQMKNLRMGLYQVLKTLEIDAGHMFENKVNQDEALLRHILSKLQEKQNSISRSYDENQQLLIEKSVLVTQLGQLKVDAVNVMTERDNLAGEFRIRSEQFSELQMEIEKLLGMNEKLRLKVIEGDHRIEELITETENMRGQLMDLQSANRNLQEDYFKVLGEKKSLMKEAFELVGEKSDLEEANWVLFGEIMSQCNISLIFNNMVIEKFSEVKELTEELDKLRCINNDLEEKERLMEGKLEDVETENLNLKESLNESENEFASLKSISDQLRFEIAHGKDLLSLKENELLEAEQIFSATENEKRELHKLVGDLKDKYDKAKLIIKDQEKQILKLSADSDDQSKEMGCVREVNQKLESDLFGLCEELRGATIREESLNSEMQKGTEAIKLWESQAATFFAELQISSVREVLFEGRIHDLAIACESLESTSNCKDKEIELLKERVSTLEGENEGLEESLNSEMRKGTEEIKLWESQAAAIFAELQISSVREVLFEGRIHDLAIACESLESRSNCKDKEIELLKERVSTLEGENEGLEESLNSEMQKGTEEIKLWESQAAAIFAELQISSVRDVLFEGRIHDLAIACESLESRSNCKDKEIELLKERVSTLEGENEGLEESLNSEMRKGTEEIKLWEGQASAFFAELQISCVREVLFEGRIHGLAIACESLENRSNCKDKEIEFLKERVSTLEGENEGLEESLNSEMRKGTEEIRLWESQAAAFLAELQISCVREVLFEGRIHGLAIACESLENRSKCKDKEIDLLKERVSTLEGENEGLEESLNSEMRKGTEEIKLWESQAAALFAELQISSVREVLFEGRIHGLAIACESLENRSKCKDKEIELLKERVSTLEGENEGLEESLNSEMRKGAEEIKLWQSQAAAFFAEMQISSVREVLFEGRIHELTIACERLENRSNCKDTEIELLKERVSTLEGENRGLQAQLAAYTPAVISVKHSVSSLEKHTLFHSRLSAVENEKAKDVLLVTRPHAEIYQHMDENGITMVPDEFSDLQDLQRRVEAIEKAVVEMERLAMLEQLNANGKLEAAMREIEELKLQSHSPQENAQAGKHVTPHQPEGKRVHDNGLSQGMQTREVSDARNEVLTKDIMLDQISECSSYGISRRETAEADQMLKLWETTDRDGSIDLMVGKGQKGAMAQPHNQIEPVKEHKPSRTPSESLLEKELAVDKLEISGRLAEPRQRGNKRKILERLDSDAQKLTNLQITVEDLKRKVENTEKSRKDKGVQCDTIKGQLGEAEESIIKLFDVNRKLIKTVENSSLSFDGVSALDSDESMNARRKFSDEAQRGSEQIGQLQLEVQKVQFLLLKLDDEKEMQGKTRITDRKPKVLLRDYLYGGVRTNQKRKKTTFCACVRPPTNGD